A section of the Roseivirga sp. BDSF3-8 genome encodes:
- a CDS encoding alpha/beta fold hydrolase, with product MKFSKLIKLLMILALSFNMFGAVAQTVKYEETTSFYPEKPELDENGILWGYLTVPENWNEPEGNRIKIAVSIIRNWEKNPDANAVVYIQGGPGASAIENIEVWRRHPLRVKNNVILVDIRGTGFSEPRLCPELGRKFMEILAKDQSEEEDELQKASAAMSCKQSLRDRDIDVEAYHSLSVAKDLNALKQQLGYENWNVYGASYGTYMAQAYASVFPEDIRTLTLDSFIDDISHYYTENTSNFMDGLSRVFSMCENDPECNRNFPELEKVYYETISELEKSPITVEVSEDEVSSGEFTFNTEDFKVSVQQALYNKKLVEVIPLLIYEFKNRNDALGNLVKSFSQLLAMDYGLYYSVSCNETLPNNSYEEYLKNAGKYEGLNGPISFYKSDFSVCEKWNTNRPDSTFVNIDITPVQNADYPVLILAGEFDPITPLRNARNAVRKLKDGQLLTGYTYGHTPGFSSAGYEQTEAFINNYPEQKLNVEAFKEEKEIHFATNVARNAGIAKMGNSLRQPDPIFFLPILIAVLIMVFFVVFYTVKLIRKKYPTKQDKVIRILLALCSLVGLIGIIQLALAIIQVLDQNYFILAFGLPVEFKFIFTLFNIFLGLLALAVLFFIIQLKKINQKTVVFSVIFSNIILCIYLVYWGIV from the coding sequence ATGAAGTTTTCAAAGCTTATAAAATTACTCATGATATTAGCCCTCAGCTTTAACATGTTTGGAGCTGTTGCCCAAACCGTAAAGTACGAGGAGACTACCTCATTTTACCCTGAAAAGCCGGAACTCGACGAAAATGGTATACTATGGGGATACCTGACGGTTCCTGAAAATTGGAACGAACCAGAAGGTAACAGGATCAAAATAGCAGTCTCTATAATTAGAAATTGGGAAAAAAACCCTGATGCCAATGCGGTGGTGTATATACAGGGAGGCCCCGGTGCCAGTGCTATTGAGAACATAGAGGTTTGGAGGAGACATCCGCTAAGAGTAAAAAATAATGTTATACTGGTAGATATAAGGGGTACTGGATTTTCTGAGCCACGCCTTTGTCCCGAGCTTGGCAGGAAGTTTATGGAGATACTGGCCAAAGACCAGTCTGAGGAGGAAGACGAGTTGCAGAAGGCTTCTGCTGCTATGTCATGTAAACAAAGCCTGAGAGATCGCGATATTGATGTGGAGGCCTATCACAGCCTGTCGGTAGCTAAAGACCTCAATGCGCTGAAGCAGCAGCTCGGGTATGAAAACTGGAATGTATATGGAGCCTCATACGGCACATATATGGCGCAGGCCTATGCTTCTGTATTCCCTGAAGATATCAGGACCCTTACGCTAGATTCTTTTATAGATGACATTTCCCATTACTACACAGAAAATACGAGCAACTTTATGGATGGCCTCTCCCGCGTATTTTCAATGTGTGAGAATGATCCGGAGTGCAACCGGAATTTTCCGGAGCTGGAAAAGGTGTATTATGAAACCATTAGCGAACTGGAGAAAAGCCCTATTACTGTAGAGGTCAGCGAGGATGAAGTGTCATCCGGTGAGTTTACATTCAATACGGAGGATTTTAAAGTTTCCGTTCAGCAGGCTTTATACAATAAAAAACTGGTAGAGGTAATTCCTCTGCTAATATATGAGTTTAAGAACAGGAACGATGCACTTGGTAACCTGGTAAAATCTTTTTCTCAGCTACTGGCTATGGATTACGGGCTATACTATTCAGTAAGCTGTAATGAGACATTGCCCAACAATTCATATGAAGAGTATCTGAAAAATGCAGGTAAGTATGAAGGGCTGAACGGGCCTATTTCTTTTTACAAATCTGATTTTAGCGTTTGTGAAAAATGGAATACTAACCGACCAGATTCCACTTTTGTAAATATAGATATCACCCCGGTGCAAAATGCAGACTATCCGGTGCTTATACTGGCAGGAGAGTTTGATCCCATCACACCTCTCAGGAATGCTCGTAATGCGGTCAGGAAACTTAAAGACGGGCAATTGCTTACCGGGTATACGTATGGTCATACACCAGGCTTTTCCAGTGCAGGCTATGAGCAGACAGAGGCCTTTATTAATAACTATCCGGAACAGAAGCTGAACGTAGAAGCATTTAAAGAAGAAAAAGAGATACACTTCGCTACTAATGTAGCCAGAAATGCAGGTATCGCAAAGATGGGGAATAGTCTCAGGCAGCCCGACCCAATTTTTTTTCTACCTATATTAATTGCGGTGCTTATAATGGTGTTTTTTGTAGTCTTTTACACGGTCAAACTTATCCGAAAAAAGTATCCTACTAAGCAGGATAAGGTGATCAGAATACTCCTGGCTTTATGCTCTCTGGTAGGGCTTATTGGGATTATCCAGCTAGCCCTGGCTATTATTCAAGTTTTAGATCAAAACTATTTCATTCTGGCTTTTGGTTTACCTGTAGAGTTTAAGTTTATATTTACTTTATTTAATATATTTCTAGGGCTATTGGCACTGGCTGTTCTTTTTTTTATTATACAGCTCAAAAAGATCAATCAAAAGACTGTCGTATTTTCTGTGATATTTTCGAATATTATATTGTGTATTTATTTGGTGTATTGGGGTATTGTATAA
- a CDS encoding ATP-binding protein, whose product MKLKALKLRNFRSYNKESEINIQDLNVLIGKNDVGKSSILEALDIFFNGKPDKNDLCIANDNCRIDITCIFDELPETIILDDSTPTSLKDEFLLNSNKDLEIRKSYSVSDKGAVSEEAVIVCEYPDNENLSDLLSMKRTPLKTMLNSLNVDTKGVNKTKNKEIRAAIRNHYYTNNISTKTTEIKIDGRLDNEDNRKKIWTSLKKYLPIYSLFFVDKPLNDQDSDIQDPMKEIIKEVLSTNEILPLLDQLKDAVQNASTTLADNTIKKLNELDPTLAETLQSNFPKEPTWNSIFKLTLEDERGIPLNKRGSGLRRLVLLSFFRAQVESRKTANAPNVIYALEEPETSQHPDFQLMIVNALKELSDTNNAQVLFTTHNSNLAKEIPKEALRYIYSEGNTIKVENGLNDDGTDNVEIIDKIIETLGALPDPKNKVKVLIFVEGENDINGLKNFSEIMALNDSSTMKLTNNEAIAFIPTGGSQLKYYIEKKYLDGLTQAQFHIYDSDVPGYVKSVEQLNNEGVETKKGFNTTKRELENYLHHEAIIEQYSSLGINISIDEITDEEDVPEKVAIAINQAMGKSEWEAFDPEKQKKKISKVKRQLNEGAVKRMTIERMIERNSFEEIKMWLNTIKALV is encoded by the coding sequence ATGAAACTAAAGGCACTTAAACTAAGAAATTTCAGAAGTTACAATAAGGAAAGTGAAATTAATATCCAGGATTTAAATGTCTTAATTGGAAAAAATGACGTAGGGAAATCATCAATTTTAGAAGCCTTAGATATATTTTTCAATGGAAAACCAGATAAGAATGATTTATGCATAGCTAACGATAATTGCAGAATAGACATTACATGTATATTTGATGAACTTCCAGAGACAATAATTCTCGACGATTCAACGCCAACTAGTTTAAAAGATGAGTTTTTACTCAATTCGAATAAAGATTTAGAAATAAGGAAATCATATTCAGTATCAGATAAAGGAGCTGTTTCGGAAGAAGCAGTTATAGTTTGTGAATATCCTGATAATGAAAATCTTTCTGATTTACTCTCAATGAAAAGAACTCCACTGAAGACTATGCTAAATAGTTTGAATGTAGACACAAAAGGTGTTAATAAGACTAAGAATAAAGAAATAAGAGCAGCTATAAGGAATCATTATTATACCAATAACATATCCACTAAAACTACTGAAATTAAGATAGACGGTAGACTAGATAATGAAGATAATAGGAAAAAGATATGGACAAGCCTTAAAAAGTATCTTCCTATATATTCTTTATTTTTCGTAGATAAACCATTGAACGACCAAGATTCCGACATACAAGACCCTATGAAGGAAATTATTAAAGAGGTACTCAGTACTAATGAAATATTGCCTTTATTAGATCAATTAAAAGATGCAGTACAAAACGCCTCTACCACTTTAGCGGATAATACCATAAAAAAATTAAATGAGTTAGATCCGACTTTAGCTGAAACCCTACAATCCAATTTCCCTAAAGAACCTACTTGGAACTCAATCTTCAAGCTAACATTGGAAGATGAAAGAGGAATCCCCTTAAATAAAAGAGGTAGTGGTCTTAGAAGATTAGTGCTACTAAGTTTTTTCAGAGCTCAAGTAGAAAGCAGAAAAACAGCTAATGCCCCAAATGTGATTTATGCTCTGGAAGAACCAGAAACTTCGCAACATCCTGATTTTCAATTAATGATAGTAAATGCACTAAAAGAACTATCAGATACAAATAATGCACAAGTTCTCTTTACAACACATAATTCAAATTTAGCTAAAGAAATACCAAAAGAAGCACTACGATATATATATTCAGAAGGCAATACCATAAAAGTAGAAAATGGTCTTAATGATGATGGAACTGATAATGTAGAAATCATAGATAAAATAATCGAAACATTAGGAGCTTTACCTGACCCTAAAAATAAAGTAAAAGTCCTAATTTTTGTCGAAGGTGAAAATGACATTAATGGGCTGAAAAATTTTAGCGAAATAATGGCATTAAATGATAGTTCTACAATGAAATTAACGAATAATGAAGCTATTGCATTTATTCCAACAGGCGGATCACAATTAAAATATTATATAGAGAAAAAGTATTTGGATGGCCTTACGCAAGCTCAGTTCCATATATATGATTCGGATGTACCAGGTTATGTAAAAAGTGTAGAACAACTAAATAATGAAGGCGTTGAAACTAAAAAAGGCTTCAATACAACAAAAAGAGAGTTAGAAAACTATTTACATCATGAAGCTATCATTGAACAATATTCAAGTTTAGGTATAAATATTTCAATAGATGAAATTACAGATGAGGAAGATGTTCCAGAGAAAGTTGCCATCGCAATTAATCAGGCTATGGGTAAGTCGGAATGGGAAGCATTTGATCCTGAAAAACAGAAAAAGAAAATATCTAAAGTAAAACGACAGCTTAATGAAGGTGCCGTAAAAAGAATGACAATAGAAAGAATGATAGAACGAAACAGTTTTGAAGAAATTAAAATGTGGTTAAACACTATAAAGGCTTTGGTTTGA
- a CDS encoding TM1802 family CRISPR-associated protein: MQDRAIAAIGRLQLKQKQDLEPWQLYAESIKPGQSHWMVTADFALQPDGTVEYATYDIYRASDNNYLEYGYRKGSARGGDITLTTKFGDFTKKMNTLVQNQLPALVAVAEKHAPEEMGLFRSLKKAFEEQQEVILAALQEKYDSLGDKTEQNKAGFTVRMVEPDGTLRPLTHYKTIQQQLEGHGLTGKYEKYSKKSLAKKKVCSVCREQKPEVYGFASPFKYATVDKPGFVSGYFDQRRNWANYPVKDCALELEVGKTYVVNALQKRFHHRNFYMIPKAVLARDSV, encoded by the coding sequence ATGCAAGACCGAGCGATAGCGGCCATTGGCAGGCTGCAACTGAAACAGAAACAGGACCTGGAGCCCTGGCAGCTTTATGCGGAGAGTATAAAGCCGGGGCAAAGCCACTGGATGGTAACGGCGGACTTTGCGCTGCAGCCGGACGGGACGGTGGAGTATGCGACATACGATATATACAGGGCGAGCGACAATAACTACCTGGAATATGGCTACCGCAAGGGCTCGGCACGGGGTGGGGACATTACGCTGACAACGAAGTTTGGGGACTTTACCAAAAAAATGAATACGCTGGTGCAAAACCAGCTACCGGCACTGGTGGCGGTGGCGGAGAAACATGCGCCTGAGGAAATGGGGCTATTTCGCAGCCTGAAAAAAGCCTTTGAGGAGCAGCAGGAGGTAATACTGGCGGCTTTGCAGGAGAAATATGACAGCCTTGGGGATAAAACGGAGCAGAACAAGGCGGGCTTTACCGTGCGGATGGTGGAACCGGACGGCACACTGAGGCCGCTGACGCACTACAAAACGATACAGCAGCAACTGGAGGGGCACGGCCTTACGGGCAAGTATGAGAAGTACAGCAAGAAGTCCCTGGCGAAAAAGAAGGTGTGCAGTGTGTGCCGGGAGCAAAAGCCCGAGGTGTATGGCTTTGCTTCGCCCTTTAAGTATGCCACGGTGGACAAGCCGGGCTTTGTGAGCGGCTACTTTGACCAGCGGCGCAACTGGGCAAACTACCCGGTGAAGGACTGCGCGCTGGAACTGGAAGTAGGCAAAACGTATGTGGTAAATGCCCTGCAGAAGCGTTTTCACCATCGCAATTTTTATATGATACCAAAGGCGGTGCTGGCGCGCGACAGTGTTTAG